In Streptomyces capitiformicae, one genomic interval encodes:
- a CDS encoding PucR family transcriptional regulator, which translates to MAVQDVSERHEGYEAYLEGYARVLADASATGRRLSREELASRRALGEQAAEAGIGLRALVGAHMAATQAHWPTGSGVSVDDVLSAATQALDAFAEGYERAQRHAVRQEEAARREFIDDLLYGRSDLGRLAQRAERYGLRLSYEHAVAVARGPAVYDEGDPVLREVERALIGRFGDRSILLTTKDGRLVCVAPGDQHDVLAHFAKQAFAATGGGQVAIGRPQAGPAGVVQSYEEALNALDLADRLELDDPVLRAADLLVYPVLTRDRQAMADLVESALGPLRQARGGAQPLLDTLTAYFDSGCVSAEAARRLSLSVRAFTYRLERINKLTGADPSDPVHRYTLQTAVIGARLLDWPTKPL; encoded by the coding sequence ATGGCGGTACAGGACGTGTCCGAGAGGCACGAGGGATACGAGGCGTACCTGGAGGGGTACGCCCGTGTCCTCGCCGACGCCTCGGCGACCGGCCGTCGGCTCTCCCGGGAGGAACTGGCTTCGCGCCGCGCCCTGGGCGAACAGGCCGCCGAGGCCGGGATCGGGCTGCGCGCCCTGGTCGGAGCCCACATGGCAGCCACCCAGGCGCACTGGCCCACCGGGAGCGGCGTGTCCGTGGACGACGTGCTGTCCGCCGCCACACAGGCTCTCGACGCGTTCGCCGAGGGCTACGAACGGGCCCAGCGGCACGCCGTGCGCCAGGAGGAGGCCGCCCGCCGGGAGTTCATCGACGACCTGCTGTACGGCCGCAGCGACCTGGGCCGACTCGCCCAGCGCGCGGAACGCTACGGGCTGCGGCTGTCGTACGAGCACGCGGTCGCCGTGGCCCGTGGCCCGGCCGTCTACGACGAGGGCGACCCGGTACTTCGGGAGGTGGAGCGCGCCCTGATAGGCCGGTTCGGCGACCGCAGCATCCTCCTCACCACCAAGGACGGCCGACTCGTGTGCGTCGCCCCCGGCGACCAGCACGACGTCCTCGCGCACTTCGCCAAGCAGGCGTTCGCCGCGACCGGCGGCGGCCAGGTCGCGATCGGCCGCCCGCAGGCCGGCCCGGCGGGTGTCGTCCAGTCGTACGAGGAGGCCCTGAACGCCCTCGACCTGGCGGATCGCCTGGAACTCGACGATCCCGTGCTGCGCGCCGCCGACCTCCTCGTCTACCCCGTCCTCACCCGTGACCGACAGGCCATGGCCGACCTGGTGGAGAGCGCCCTCGGCCCACTGCGCCAGGCCCGCGGCGGCGCCCAGCCACTCCTCGACACCCTCACCGCCTACTTCGACTCCGGCTGCGTCTCCGCGGAGGCGGCCCGGCGGCTGTCGCTGAGCGTGCGCGCCTTCACCTACCGCCTCGAACGCATCAACAAACTCACCGGCGCCGACCCGTCCGACCCGGTGCACCGCTACACCCTCCAGACCGCGGTGATCGGCGCCCGGCTGCTCGACTGGCCGACGAAACCCCTCTGA
- a CDS encoding cation:proton antiporter has product MVLVVVFGVALLIAVLLSGLAARTVLSTSLLFLVGGALVSDGFLGWIHITPDSEIVSVTADLALFAVLFTDGMHVSFAKLRANWRNPARALGLGMPLAFVGTALITHYLVGLDWTTSFLVGAVLAPTDPVFASAIVGRKEVPSKLRQLLNVESGINDGLALPVVLILIAAAGPTSGHAEASLGKIALELVLGLVFGIVLPYVVIELVRFRLLGAEPKLQPLLPLAIGVILYAVCHLTHANPYLAAFSAGAVLTARSLEAKEAFEPLGEALAELAKFAALLVFGALLTPQLFGDLSFGGYVAVILAIVLIRPASLLLSLLGTRFTRQEKLVAAWFGPKGFASVVYGLLVLQAGIPQGEEAFTLIAVCIAFSIVAHSSTDVPIARLFHVDDLTDTSSGAGTPPAAKEADRVGA; this is encoded by the coding sequence ATGGTGCTCGTCGTGGTCTTCGGGGTGGCACTGCTGATCGCGGTGCTGCTGTCGGGTCTCGCCGCCCGCACGGTGCTGTCGACGTCGCTGCTCTTCCTGGTCGGCGGCGCGCTCGTCAGTGACGGCTTCCTGGGCTGGATCCACATCACGCCGGACAGCGAGATCGTGTCGGTGACGGCGGACCTGGCGCTGTTCGCGGTGCTGTTCACCGACGGCATGCACGTGTCCTTCGCCAAGCTGCGCGCGAACTGGCGCAACCCGGCCCGCGCGCTGGGGCTCGGCATGCCGCTGGCGTTCGTCGGCACGGCGCTGATCACGCACTACCTCGTGGGCCTGGACTGGACGACGTCCTTCCTGGTCGGCGCCGTGCTCGCGCCGACCGACCCGGTGTTCGCCTCCGCGATCGTCGGCCGCAAGGAAGTCCCGTCGAAGCTCCGGCAGTTGCTGAACGTGGAGAGCGGCATCAACGACGGGCTCGCCCTGCCGGTCGTGCTGATCCTGATCGCGGCGGCCGGACCGACTTCCGGGCACGCCGAGGCGTCCCTGGGGAAGATCGCCCTGGAGCTGGTCCTCGGGCTGGTCTTCGGGATCGTCCTGCCCTACGTCGTCATCGAACTCGTACGCTTCCGGCTGCTGGGCGCCGAGCCGAAACTGCAGCCGCTGCTGCCGCTGGCGATCGGCGTGATCCTGTACGCGGTCTGCCACCTCACCCACGCCAACCCCTACCTCGCCGCGTTCTCCGCGGGCGCCGTGCTCACCGCGCGCTCGCTGGAGGCGAAGGAGGCGTTCGAGCCGCTGGGCGAGGCGCTGGCGGAACTGGCGAAGTTCGCGGCGCTGCTGGTGTTCGGCGCACTGCTGACGCCCCAGCTGTTCGGTGACCTGTCCTTCGGCGGATACGTGGCGGTGATCCTGGCCATCGTGCTGATCCGCCCGGCGTCGCTGCTGCTGTCGCTGCTCGGCACCCGGTTCACCCGACAGGAGAAGCTGGTCGCGGCCTGGTTCGGCCCGAAGGGCTTCGCGTCGGTGGTGTACGGGCTGCTCGTGCTCCAGGCCGGGATCCCGCAGGGCGAGGAGGCGTTCACCCTCATCGCCGTGTGCATCGCCTTCTCGATCGTCGCGCACAGCTCCACCGACGTGCCGATCGCCCGCCTCTTCCACGTCGACGACCTCACGGACACGTCCTCCGGTGCCGGCACGCCGCCCGCCGCCAAGGAGGCCGACCGTGTTGGCGCGTGA
- a CDS encoding CBS domain-containing protein → MLARDLAEPYPYVTTDEDAAHAVRLLARHRLPALLVVDADAAPYALVPCAHLLGRLVSEGRGHDEAPTRTAGLTVADWLPPGSSSLPTVEEDASLTRIADLIARTHSPLVAVVERDGDQRWLAGVVTAARLMERLAGGET, encoded by the coding sequence GTGTTGGCGCGTGACCTCGCCGAGCCCTACCCGTACGTCACCACCGACGAGGACGCCGCACACGCGGTCCGGCTGCTGGCCCGGCACCGGTTACCGGCGCTCCTGGTCGTGGACGCCGACGCCGCGCCGTACGCCCTCGTGCCCTGCGCCCACCTCCTCGGACGACTCGTGTCCGAGGGGCGGGGCCACGACGAGGCGCCGACGAGGACGGCCGGTCTCACCGTGGCGGACTGGCTGCCTCCCGGCAGCTCCAGCCTCCCGACGGTCGAGGAGGACGCGAGCCTCACACGGATCGCGGACCTCATCGCACGGACGCACAGCCCGCTGGTCGCCGTCGTCGAACGCGACGGCGACCAGCGGTGGTTGGCGGGCGTGGTGACAGCCGCCCGGCTGATGGAACGACTCGCCGGAGGAGAAACGTGA
- a CDS encoding NAD-binding protein produces the protein MTVFPQPARRVPRSGHMIVCGDDALAERLAGELTTVYRERVTLVVPSAPRTGTVARARASALLGQVQSVIGRTDTGPDAPRVLEAPDLDESVLAEAGVREAAALALVHEDDETNIRAALAARRLNPRLRLVIRLYNRKLGQRLEELLDQAAALAVPGLDPAALDTSTTVLSDADTAAPALAATAVAGTSKVVQADGLLLRAVERTPPAAGEVADPGLCTLALLSSTTDDPAGAEGSDASGREGPTLLPDDETVAAATGRGTVVLETVTHTGTAPPPGRLAGRGLPLATLFSARLRWSLAGLVTCVLGLAVATWLTIGGHPLHAAYLTLLDLFAINDPALDEATSRQLLQLLAGLAGLLFLPVLLAAALEAFGTFRTASALRRPPRSLSGHVVLLGLGKIGTRVLSRLHELGIPVVCVEEDPEARGIPLARRLRVPTVIGDVTQEGVLEAARIDRAHALLALTSNDTTNLEAALYARSVKPDLRTALRLYDDDFATAVHRTLRAAHPHALTRSRSVSTLAAPAFAGAMMGRQILGAIPVERRVLLFAALNVAGHPQLEGRTVAETFRPGAWRVLALDTAAPDDRRPDLATTPAHDDTERPAGLVWEPHPGYVLRPQDRVVLATTRQGLAELLGRQPRLRTRPPDR, from the coding sequence ATGACGGTGTTCCCGCAACCCGCGCGGCGTGTTCCCCGGTCGGGGCACATGATCGTGTGCGGTGACGACGCGCTCGCCGAGCGGCTGGCCGGCGAGCTCACCACGGTGTACCGGGAGCGGGTCACCCTCGTCGTACCGTCGGCGCCCCGGACTGGCACCGTCGCACGGGCGCGTGCCTCGGCCCTGCTGGGCCAGGTGCAGTCCGTGATCGGGCGTACGGACACCGGCCCGGACGCGCCGCGCGTCCTCGAAGCCCCCGACCTGGACGAGAGCGTGCTGGCCGAAGCCGGGGTGCGCGAGGCCGCCGCGCTGGCTCTGGTCCATGAGGACGACGAGACCAACATCCGCGCCGCGCTCGCCGCCCGTCGACTCAACCCCCGGCTGCGCCTGGTCATCCGGCTCTACAACCGCAAGCTCGGCCAACGCCTGGAGGAACTCCTCGACCAGGCCGCCGCCCTGGCCGTCCCCGGGCTGGACCCGGCGGCCCTGGACACCTCCACCACCGTCCTGTCGGACGCGGACACCGCCGCTCCCGCCCTCGCGGCCACCGCCGTCGCGGGCACCAGCAAGGTCGTCCAGGCTGACGGGCTGCTGCTGCGCGCGGTGGAACGCACACCCCCGGCCGCGGGCGAGGTGGCCGACCCCGGCCTGTGCACGCTCGCCCTGCTGTCGTCGACCACCGACGACCCGGCCGGTGCGGAGGGTTCGGACGCCAGCGGCCGGGAAGGGCCGACCCTGCTGCCCGACGACGAGACGGTGGCCGCCGCCACCGGACGCGGCACAGTCGTCCTGGAGACCGTCACACACACCGGCACCGCTCCCCCACCGGGCCGTCTGGCCGGACGAGGGCTGCCGCTCGCCACCCTGTTCTCGGCCCGGCTGCGCTGGTCACTGGCCGGACTGGTGACCTGTGTGCTGGGTCTGGCCGTCGCCACCTGGCTGACCATCGGCGGTCACCCACTGCACGCCGCCTACCTCACCCTGCTCGACCTCTTCGCCATCAACGACCCCGCCCTCGACGAAGCCACGAGCCGTCAGCTGCTCCAACTCCTCGCCGGCTTGGCCGGGCTGCTGTTCCTGCCCGTGCTGCTCGCCGCCGCCCTGGAGGCGTTCGGCACCTTCCGCACCGCCTCCGCGCTGCGCCGCCCGCCCCGCTCCCTGTCCGGCCACGTCGTCCTGCTCGGCCTCGGCAAGATCGGCACCCGCGTCCTGTCCCGACTGCACGAACTCGGCATCCCCGTGGTGTGCGTCGAGGAGGACCCCGAGGCACGCGGCATCCCCCTCGCCCGCCGCCTGCGCGTACCCACCGTCATCGGCGACGTCACCCAGGAAGGCGTCCTGGAAGCCGCCAGGATCGACCGCGCCCACGCCCTGCTCGCCCTCACCAGCAACGACACCACCAACCTCGAAGCCGCCCTGTACGCACGCTCCGTCAAACCCGACCTGCGCACAGCACTCCGCCTCTACGACGACGACTTCGCCACCGCCGTCCACCGCACCCTGCGCGCCGCACACCCCCATGCCCTCACCCGCAGCCGCAGCGTCTCCACCCTCGCCGCGCCCGCCTTCGCCGGCGCCATGATGGGCCGCCAGATCCTGGGCGCCATCCCCGTCGAACGGCGTGTCCTGCTTTTCGCGGCCCTGAACGTCGCCGGGCACCCACAGCTGGAGGGACGCACGGTCGCCGAGACCTTCCGGCCCGGCGCCTGGCGCGTCCTCGCCCTGGACACCGCCGCCCCCGACGACCGCCGCCCCGACCTCGCCACCACCCCGGCCCACGACGACACCGAACGCCCCGCCGGCCTCGTGTGGGAGCCACACCCCGGGTACGTCCTGCGCCCGCAGGACCGGGTGGTCCTCGCCACGACCCGGCAGGGCCTGGCCGAACTCCTCGGACGACAGCCACGGCTCAGGACACGGCCCCCCGACCGCTGA
- a CDS encoding SPFH domain-containing protein, protein MDPVVILTLVAAIVVVFLVASTVRIVPQARRYNIERFGRYRRTLQPGLNLVVPVADRINTRLDVREQVYSSDPRPVITEDNLVVNIDTVLYYQITDPRAAAYEVADYLQAIDQLTVTTLRNVIGSMDLEETLTSREEINSRLRAVLDDATGKWGIRVNRVEIKAIDPPHTIKEAMEKQMRAERDKRAAILHAEGERQAKILTAEGTKQKDILEAQGAQQAMILRADGEAKAVELVFQAVHRNNADPKVLAYKYLETLPHLAGSDNNTFWVIPGELTEAVRTVTRAFGDEATAGPPQPVQREEAAATADHDDMSAETRIPQLAAGSTVSLDAAAAADEAGKQAAAAVSDAKAEAEAAKSPQVPRRGRTSGD, encoded by the coding sequence GTGGATCCCGTCGTCATCCTCACTCTTGTGGCGGCCATCGTTGTCGTCTTCCTCGTGGCCTCCACAGTGCGGATCGTCCCGCAGGCGCGCCGCTACAACATCGAGCGGTTCGGCCGGTACCGCCGGACCCTGCAGCCCGGCCTCAATCTGGTTGTGCCGGTGGCGGACCGCATCAACACCAGACTCGACGTGCGCGAGCAGGTCTACTCGTCCGACCCCAGGCCGGTGATCACCGAGGACAACCTCGTGGTGAACATCGACACCGTGCTCTACTACCAGATCACGGACCCGCGGGCGGCGGCCTACGAGGTCGCTGACTACCTGCAGGCGATCGATCAGCTCACCGTGACCACGCTGCGCAACGTCATCGGCAGCATGGACCTGGAGGAGACGCTCACCTCGCGCGAGGAGATCAACTCCCGGCTCCGTGCCGTCCTCGACGATGCCACCGGCAAGTGGGGCATCCGGGTCAACCGCGTCGAGATCAAGGCCATCGATCCACCGCACACCATCAAGGAAGCGATGGAGAAACAGATGCGGGCCGAGCGTGACAAGCGTGCGGCCATCCTGCACGCCGAAGGGGAGCGGCAAGCCAAGATCCTTACCGCGGAAGGCACGAAGCAGAAGGACATCCTGGAGGCCCAGGGCGCGCAACAAGCCATGATCCTGCGGGCGGACGGCGAGGCCAAGGCGGTGGAGCTCGTCTTCCAGGCCGTACATCGCAACAATGCCGACCCGAAGGTCCTGGCCTACAAGTACCTCGAGACGCTCCCGCACCTGGCAGGCAGCGACAACAACACGTTCTGGGTGATCCCTGGGGAGCTGACCGAGGCGGTTCGGACCGTCACCCGAGCGTTCGGTGACGAGGCGACGGCAGGCCCTCCCCAACCTGTGCAACGTGAGGAAGCGGCAGCCACCGCCGACCATGACGACATGTCGGCCGAAACCCGGATTCCGCAACTCGCTGCGGGCTCGACGGTTTCCCTCGACGCCGCTGCGGCTGCTGACGAGGCCGGGAAGCAGGCCGCCGCCGCGGTGAGCGACGCCAAGGCGGAGGCCGAGGCCGCGAAGTCGCCCCAGGTGCCGCGCCGGGGGCGGACGTCCGGGGATTGA
- a CDS encoding NfeD family protein has translation MPWFLWLLAAAALGVAEFFTLTLVFGLLAGAALVAAVVAGVGIGLFGQLVALAATAAAGLFIVRPIALRHMAQQPLTREGSDALIGKRAEVVQEVTATRGLIKLSGEEWSARAFDESLVIPVGALVDVMEIEGATAIVYPRELLP, from the coding sequence ATGCCGTGGTTCCTATGGCTGCTCGCCGCCGCGGCACTGGGTGTCGCGGAGTTCTTCACCCTGACACTGGTCTTCGGTTTGCTGGCGGGCGCCGCGTTGGTCGCCGCCGTGGTCGCCGGTGTGGGCATCGGCCTATTCGGCCAGCTGGTGGCCCTCGCGGCAACCGCGGCAGCGGGCCTCTTCATCGTCCGTCCCATCGCGCTGCGGCATATGGCACAGCAACCCCTCACACGCGAGGGCAGTGATGCGCTGATCGGCAAGCGGGCCGAGGTCGTGCAGGAGGTCACCGCGACCCGCGGCCTGATCAAACTGTCCGGCGAGGAGTGGTCCGCCCGCGCCTTCGACGAAAGCCTGGTGATTCCGGTGGGAGCGCTGGTCGACGTCATGGAGATCGAAGGCGCCACGGCCATCGTCTACCCCCGCGAGCTCCTTCCGTGA
- a CDS encoding bifunctional polysaccharide deacetylase/glycosyltransferase family 2 protein, which produces MPEAVDESGPVLRRISGNDVKSSAVPARTVALTYDGGPDPVWTPRLLDLLRKHHAHATFFLFGAQAARHPELVRRILAEGHEIGSSTYTGADLGSSSRARTAMELTLTQKTLAGAAGIHTSLLRMPLTTQVDTLCGAEWTAARRAAADGYVLVAADRPDRDPAYGTVRQFSQTDLAYEETKDLLGNRHADRFTTVTDALGMPAANTRVSAAERWQGKALIWTTTAGQAFTHAMTWVLLALGLLGVVRLLMLTVFARAHVRRLTRLRPGAPWLREVNAPVTVLVPAYNEEAGIESTVRSLLASTHPYLEVIVIDDGSTDQTADLATWIDDPRVRVIRQPNSGKAAALNTGLAHASYDIVVMVDADTVFEDDALYRLIQPLAHPAVGAVSGNTKVGNRRGLLGRWQHLEYVFGFNLDRRMFEVLECMPTVPGAIGAFRRDALLGVGGVSEDTLAEDTDLTMALWRAGWRVVYEESAIAWTEVPTSLRQLWRQRYRWCYGTLQAMWKHRGAVLEVGTAGRFARRGLTYLTIFQVILPLIAPVVDLFALYGVLFTDPVRSMGVWVAFLAIQLFCAGYALRLDREKLRTLWSMPFQLFVYRQLMYLVVIQSVFALLGGTRLKWHRMQRSGTAADQQLRQPSAPRQLSSR; this is translated from the coding sequence GTGCCCGAGGCCGTGGACGAGAGCGGTCCGGTCCTGCGCCGTATCAGCGGGAACGACGTCAAGTCCTCGGCCGTGCCCGCACGCACTGTCGCGCTCACCTACGACGGCGGCCCCGACCCCGTATGGACCCCGCGCCTGCTCGACCTGCTGCGCAAGCATCATGCGCACGCGACCTTCTTCCTGTTCGGTGCGCAGGCGGCACGCCATCCGGAGCTGGTGCGGCGGATCCTCGCCGAGGGCCACGAGATCGGCTCGAGCACGTACACCGGGGCCGACCTCGGTTCGTCGTCGCGTGCGCGCACGGCGATGGAGCTGACACTCACCCAGAAGACCCTCGCCGGCGCGGCGGGCATCCACACCAGCCTGCTGCGGATGCCGCTGACGACCCAGGTGGACACGCTGTGCGGCGCCGAGTGGACGGCGGCGCGACGGGCTGCCGCGGACGGCTATGTGCTGGTCGCCGCGGACCGGCCCGATCGTGATCCCGCGTACGGGACGGTCCGCCAGTTCAGCCAGACGGACCTGGCGTACGAGGAGACGAAGGACCTGCTCGGCAACCGGCACGCCGACCGGTTCACCACCGTCACGGACGCGCTCGGCATGCCCGCGGCGAACACGCGGGTGTCCGCAGCCGAACGGTGGCAGGGCAAGGCGTTGATCTGGACCACGACCGCCGGTCAGGCGTTCACGCACGCCATGACCTGGGTGCTGCTGGCGCTGGGCCTGTTGGGCGTGGTGCGGCTTCTGATGCTGACCGTGTTCGCCCGCGCCCATGTCCGGCGCCTGACCCGCCTCCGCCCCGGCGCGCCCTGGCTGCGGGAGGTCAACGCACCTGTGACGGTGCTCGTACCGGCGTACAACGAAGAGGCCGGCATCGAGTCCACCGTCCGTTCGCTCCTCGCGTCCACGCATCCCTACCTCGAGGTCATCGTGATCGACGACGGCTCGACGGATCAGACGGCGGACCTCGCGACCTGGATCGACGACCCCCGGGTGCGGGTGATCCGGCAGCCCAACTCGGGCAAGGCGGCCGCGCTCAACACCGGTCTGGCACACGCCTCGTACGACATCGTCGTGATGGTCGACGCCGACACCGTCTTCGAGGACGATGCCCTGTACCGGCTCATCCAGCCGCTCGCCCACCCGGCCGTCGGCGCGGTCAGTGGCAACACCAAGGTGGGCAACCGGCGCGGGCTGCTCGGCAGATGGCAGCACCTGGAGTACGTCTTCGGCTTCAACCTCGACCGGCGGATGTTCGAGGTGCTGGAGTGCATGCCGACGGTGCCGGGAGCCATCGGCGCCTTCCGCCGGGACGCGCTGCTGGGCGTCGGTGGGGTCAGCGAGGACACCCTCGCCGAGGACACCGACCTCACGATGGCCCTGTGGCGGGCCGGCTGGCGGGTGGTCTACGAGGAGTCGGCCATCGCCTGGACCGAAGTGCCCACCTCGCTGCGGCAGTTGTGGCGGCAGCGCTACCGCTGGTGCTACGGCACGCTCCAGGCGATGTGGAAGCACCGCGGAGCCGTCCTCGAAGTGGGCACCGCCGGACGCTTCGCGCGCCGCGGACTGACGTATCTGACGATCTTTCAGGTAATCCTGCCCCTGATCGCCCCGGTCGTCGACCTGTTCGCGCTGTACGGGGTGCTCTTCACCGATCCTGTGCGGTCGATGGGGGTCTGGGTCGCCTTCCTCGCCATCCAACTGTTCTGCGCCGGTTACGCGTTGAGGCTCGACAGGGAGAAGCTGCGGACTCTGTGGTCGATGCCGTTCCAGCTCTTCGTCTACCGGCAGCTGATGTATCTGGTCGTCATCCAGTCCGTGTTCGCCCTCCTGGGCGGCACCCGGCTGAAGTGGCACCGCATGCAGCGCTCCGGGACGGCTGCCGACCAGCAGCTCAGACAGCCGTCCGCCCCAAGACAGCTGTCGTCGAGGTGA
- a CDS encoding LCP family protein: MNEWHRQNGNGEARAPRVITGQVITGDGWERETFPFQAPPQPPSDTYGAAPRNAGGGHPSRTRAPWVRPSRHRRVARLLVLLLCALLLASGGTYAWADLKLDRAVDLGEAGDRPPRGKGTTYLVVGSDSREGLSEQAKKDLHAGGGGGGRTDSMMLLHTGAHGTTMVSLPRDSWLTIPSYLDPDTGKRHRPAKNKLNAAYSLGGARLLVRTVELNTGIRIDHYAEIGFGGFVGVVNAVGGVNMCVDRNIKDKKSGLDLRKGCHTLDGAQALAFVRQRHQEAQGDLGRSRNQQKFLAALADKAATPGTALNPFRAYPLLGAALDTLVVDKDTDPRTLVSLFQAMRSVLLGGGRQLNVPVDGRGVSTAKGSAVRWDAAKAKRLFTELRNDRPVTVEGKG, translated from the coding sequence ATGAACGAGTGGCATCGGCAGAACGGAAACGGAGAGGCGCGGGCGCCTCGCGTGATCACGGGCCAGGTCATCACGGGGGACGGGTGGGAACGGGAGACCTTTCCGTTCCAGGCGCCCCCACAGCCGCCGTCGGACACCTACGGCGCCGCTCCGAGGAACGCGGGCGGCGGCCACCCGTCCAGGACCAGAGCGCCCTGGGTGCGCCCCAGCCGTCACCGCCGGGTCGCGCGTCTGCTGGTGCTGCTGCTCTGCGCGCTGCTCCTCGCCTCGGGCGGCACATACGCCTGGGCCGACCTCAAGCTCGACCGGGCGGTCGACCTCGGCGAGGCCGGGGACCGTCCGCCGCGAGGGAAGGGGACCACGTACCTTGTCGTCGGCTCCGACAGCCGTGAGGGCCTGTCCGAGCAGGCCAAGAAGGATCTGCACGCCGGCGGTGGCGGCGGCGGCCGTACCGACTCGATGATGCTCCTGCACACCGGTGCCCACGGCACCACGATGGTGAGCCTGCCCCGCGACTCGTGGCTGACCATCCCGTCGTACCTCGACCCCGACACCGGCAAGCGGCACCGTCCGGCGAAGAACAAGCTGAACGCGGCTTACTCCCTGGGCGGCGCCCGGCTGCTCGTGCGGACCGTCGAGCTCAACACGGGCATCCGTATCGACCACTACGCGGAGATCGGCTTCGGAGGCTTCGTCGGTGTGGTGAACGCCGTCGGCGGCGTGAACATGTGCGTGGACCGGAACATCAAGGACAAGAAGTCGGGTCTCGACCTGAGGAAGGGCTGCCACACCCTGGACGGCGCCCAGGCGCTGGCGTTCGTCCGCCAGCGGCACCAGGAGGCCCAGGGCGACCTGGGGCGCAGCAGGAACCAGCAGAAGTTCCTCGCAGCGCTCGCCGACAAGGCGGCGACACCGGGCACCGCGCTCAATCCGTTCCGGGCGTATCCCCTGCTGGGCGCGGCGCTGGACACCCTCGTGGTGGACAAGGACACGGACCCGCGCACCCTCGTGTCCTTGTTCCAGGCGATGAGGAGCGTCTTGTTGGGAGGTGGCCGGCAGCTCAACGTCCCCGTGGACGGCCGTGGAGTCAGTACGGCGAAGGGCAGCGCCGTGCGGTGGGACGCGGCGAAGGCGAAGCGGCTCTTCACCGAGCTCCGGAACGACCGGCCGGTGACCGTCGAGGGGAAAGGCTGA